In Mesorhizobium sp., one DNA window encodes the following:
- a CDS encoding AMP-binding protein produces the protein MLQRSDNYADLVSRFRWQIPDRFNIGVAVSDAWARKEPGRTALLEYRGAAAPETLTFGALATRSNALANALRARGVRRGDRIALLLPQSFETAIAHVAIYKLGAISVPLALLFGVEALEYRLQTAGVRAIITNSAGLAKVARVEARLPNLDLIVSVDGRDGAAEGFEAFVAGAAVDFEAEDTTPDDPAMMIFTSGTTGPPKGALHGHRVLLGHLPGLQMAYEFLPQAGDLMWTPADWAWAGGLLNALLPSLYLGVPVVCARFEKFDPEAALLLVERMKVRNAFIPPTALRMLKSVPEIPTRFSHVLRSVGSAGESLGRETWEWAEGALGLPVNEFYGQTECNAVIASSAIIGVSRPGTIGKAVPGHTVAIIDASGRAMPAGEAGQIAVARPDPVMFLEYWDSPEATAKKFIGNWMTTGDQGIMDGDGYIQFFGRDDDVITSAGYRIGPGEIEDCLVGHPSVALAAAVGKPDALRTEIVKAYVVLKDGVEPGDALKSEISAFVRERLSAHEYPREVEFVDSMPLTTTGKVIRRIFRDRARREAGVI, from the coding sequence TTGCTCCAGCGCAGCGACAATTATGCCGACCTCGTCAGCCGTTTCCGCTGGCAGATTCCCGATCGTTTCAATATTGGCGTGGCGGTCTCGGACGCCTGGGCGCGAAAGGAGCCGGGCCGGACCGCTCTCCTCGAATATCGTGGCGCAGCCGCGCCCGAGACGCTGACCTTCGGCGCGCTGGCGACACGCTCCAACGCGCTGGCCAACGCGTTGCGCGCCAGAGGCGTGCGGCGCGGTGACCGGATAGCCCTTCTGCTGCCGCAGAGCTTCGAGACGGCAATCGCCCATGTCGCGATCTACAAGCTCGGCGCCATCTCCGTGCCGCTGGCGCTCCTGTTCGGCGTCGAGGCGCTCGAATACCGGCTACAGACGGCCGGGGTTCGGGCCATCATCACCAATTCGGCTGGCCTCGCTAAAGTCGCGCGCGTTGAAGCCCGTCTGCCGAATCTCGACCTGATCGTATCGGTAGACGGACGCGACGGCGCGGCGGAGGGCTTCGAAGCCTTCGTGGCGGGTGCGGCGGTCGATTTCGAGGCGGAAGACACCACTCCGGACGATCCGGCGATGATGATCTTCACCTCCGGCACGACCGGTCCGCCGAAGGGCGCGCTGCACGGCCACCGCGTGCTGCTCGGCCATCTGCCCGGCCTGCAGATGGCCTACGAATTCCTGCCGCAGGCGGGCGACTTGATGTGGACGCCGGCCGACTGGGCCTGGGCCGGCGGGCTGCTCAATGCGCTCCTGCCGTCGCTTTATCTCGGCGTTCCGGTCGTCTGCGCGCGCTTCGAGAAGTTCGATCCCGAAGCGGCACTCCTGCTGGTCGAGCGCATGAAGGTGCGCAACGCGTTCATCCCGCCGACGGCACTGAGGATGCTGAAGTCGGTGCCGGAGATCCCGACACGGTTCTCCCATGTGCTGCGCAGCGTCGGTTCCGCCGGCGAATCGCTCGGCCGCGAGACCTGGGAATGGGCCGAAGGCGCGCTGGGGCTGCCGGTCAACGAATTCTACGGCCAGACCGAGTGCAACGCGGTCATCGCCTCGTCGGCGATCATCGGCGTCAGCCGGCCCGGTACGATCGGCAAGGCGGTGCCCGGCCACACCGTCGCGATCATCGACGCGAGCGGGCGGGCGATGCCGGCGGGCGAGGCCGGCCAGATCGCCGTCGCGCGGCCGGATCCGGTGATGTTCCTCGAATACTGGGACAGTCCGGAGGCGACGGCGAAGAAATTCATCGGCAACTGGATGACGACCGGCGATCAGGGCATCATGGACGGCGACGGCTATATCCAGTTCTTCGGCCGCGACGACGACGTGATCACATCGGCGGGATATCGCATTGGTCCTGGCGAGATCGAGGACTGTCTTGTCGGCCATCCCTCGGTCGCGCTCGCGGCGGCCGTGGGCAAGCCCGACGCGCTGCGCACCGAGATCGTCAAGGCTTATGTGGTGCTCAAGGATGGGGTGGAGCCGGGCGATGCGCTCAAGAGCGAGATCAGCGCCTTCGTGCGCGAGCGGCTGTCGGCGCACGAGTATCCGCGCGAGGTGGAGTTCGTCGATTCCATGCCGCTCACCACCACCGGCAAGGTGATCCGCCGCATCTTCCGCGACCGCGCCCGGCGCGAGGCCGGAGTGATCTGA
- the gloB gene encoding hydroxyacylglutathione hydrolase yields MPLMVEQFTCRSDNFGVLLHDATTGQTAVIDAPEERPILEAVGRTGWRPTVLFTTHHHPDHVEANLPLKERFGLTIVGPKAEAEKIPGIDRTVVDGDTFDFSGHPVRVIETPGHTAGHVCYYLPEDGLLFAGDTLFALGCGRLFERGPADMYRSLQKLAELPLETIVYCGHEYTLSNARFALSVDPTNSALKERAKEIEALRAEGKPTLPTTLMAEMSTNPFMRWHDPVIRRNLGMETASDEAVFAEIRKRKDVF; encoded by the coding sequence ATGCCCTTGATGGTTGAACAATTTACGTGCCGGAGCGACAATTTCGGCGTTCTTCTGCATGACGCGACGACCGGGCAGACGGCGGTCATCGACGCGCCGGAGGAGCGGCCGATCCTGGAGGCAGTCGGGCGCACCGGCTGGCGGCCGACCGTCCTCTTCACGACCCACCATCACCCCGATCATGTCGAAGCGAACCTCCCGCTGAAGGAACGCTTCGGCCTGACCATCGTCGGACCGAAGGCCGAGGCGGAGAAGATTCCGGGGATCGACCGCACCGTGGTCGACGGCGACACGTTCGACTTTTCCGGTCATCCGGTGCGAGTCATCGAGACGCCCGGGCATACCGCGGGTCATGTCTGCTACTACCTGCCTGAGGACGGCTTGCTGTTTGCCGGCGACACGCTGTTCGCACTCGGCTGCGGACGACTGTTCGAACGCGGGCCGGCCGACATGTACCGGTCACTGCAGAAGCTCGCCGAACTGCCGCTCGAAACGATCGTCTATTGCGGCCACGAATACACGCTGTCCAACGCGCGTTTCGCGCTCTCCGTCGATCCGACCAATTCGGCACTGAAGGAGCGCGCGAAGGAGATCGAGGCGCTGCGGGCGGAGGGCAAGCCGACGCTGCCGACGACCTTGATGGCGGAGATGTCGACCAATCCGTTCATGCGCTGGCACGACCCCGTCATCCGCCGCAATCTCGGCATGGAAACCGCCTCCGACGAGGCGGTCTTCGCCGAAATCAGAAAGCGGAAGGACGTGTTCTAG
- a CDS encoding 3-hydroxybutyryl-CoA dehydrogenase: MGKIGTVGIIGAGQMGGGIAHVAALAGYDVLLYDVSKDRIEKGIATVSGNMARQVASGRMAEQDRNAAVGRIRPAETMQDLAGADLVIEAATEDETVKRKIFQQLCPVLNPQALIATNTSSISITRMAASTDRPERFIGIHFMNPVPVMKLVELVRGIATVDQTFEAAKSFVHSLDKTITVAEDFPAFIVNRILLPMINEAIYVLYEGVGTVEGIDTAMKLGANHPMGPLQLADFIGLDTCLSIMQVLHDGLSDTKYRPCPLLVKYVEAGWLGRKTGRGFYDYRGETPVPTR; encoded by the coding sequence GCATCATCGGCGCGGGACAGATGGGCGGCGGTATCGCTCACGTGGCGGCGCTCGCCGGCTATGACGTGCTCCTCTACGACGTATCGAAGGACCGTATCGAGAAGGGTATCGCAACGGTCAGCGGCAACATGGCCCGCCAGGTCGCATCGGGCAGGATGGCCGAACAGGACCGCAATGCGGCGGTCGGGCGCATCCGTCCCGCGGAAACCATGCAGGACCTGGCCGGGGCCGATCTCGTCATCGAGGCGGCGACCGAGGACGAGACGGTCAAGCGCAAGATCTTCCAGCAGCTCTGCCCGGTGCTGAACCCTCAGGCGCTGATCGCCACCAACACGTCGTCGATCTCGATCACCCGCATGGCGGCAAGCACCGACAGGCCCGAACGCTTCATCGGCATCCACTTCATGAACCCGGTGCCGGTGATGAAGCTGGTCGAACTGGTGCGCGGAATAGCTACGGTGGACCAGACCTTCGAGGCGGCGAAATCCTTCGTCCATTCGCTCGACAAGACCATCACGGTGGCGGAAGATTTCCCGGCCTTCATCGTCAACCGTATCCTTTTGCCGATGATCAACGAGGCGATCTACGTTCTCTATGAAGGCGTTGGCACGGTGGAAGGCATCGACACGGCGATGAAGCTCGGCGCCAACCATCCGATGGGCCCGCTGCAGCTCGCCGATTTCATCGGCCTCGACACCTGCCTGTCGATCATGCAGGTGCTGCACGACGGCCTGTCGGACACGAAATACCGGCCCTGTCCGTTGCTGGTGAAATATGTCGAGGCCGGCTGGCTCGGCCGCAAGACCGGCCGCGGCTTCTACGACTATCGCGGCGAGACACCCGTTCCGACGCGATGA
- a CDS encoding class I SAM-dependent methyltransferase yields the protein MHADIVDLRSFYASMLGRLAERSIAAAIAPVWATVPNERLVGLGYALPWLDRFGADAERVFAFMPSNQGAVNWPPQGPSATALVFDEELPLPDSSVDRILMVHALEHSEDPHETLKEMWRTLAPNGRLVVVVPNRRGVWARLEHTPFGTGRPYSRGQLTKLLRDSNFTPGPFAEALFFPPSHRRSVLRFYQYFERAGRRFWPMFSGVLIVEAQKRLYQGVPVSRRASRRVFVPVLSPQGAGRAPLERT from the coding sequence ATGCATGCCGACATCGTCGACCTTCGCTCATTCTATGCGTCGATGCTGGGCCGCCTGGCCGAGCGCTCGATCGCAGCGGCCATTGCGCCGGTCTGGGCGACCGTTCCCAACGAGCGGCTGGTCGGCCTCGGCTATGCCCTGCCCTGGCTCGATCGCTTCGGCGCCGACGCCGAGCGCGTCTTCGCCTTCATGCCTTCCAACCAGGGCGCCGTGAACTGGCCGCCGCAGGGACCGTCGGCGACGGCGCTCGTGTTCGACGAGGAACTGCCGCTCCCGGACTCGTCGGTGGACCGCATCCTGATGGTGCATGCGCTGGAGCATTCGGAAGATCCTCACGAGACGCTGAAGGAGATGTGGCGCACCCTGGCCCCGAACGGCCGCCTGGTCGTCGTCGTGCCAAACCGGCGCGGCGTCTGGGCCCGGCTCGAACACACGCCCTTCGGCACCGGCCGGCCCTATTCGCGCGGGCAGTTGACCAAGCTGCTCAGGGATTCGAACTTCACGCCGGGGCCTTTCGCGGAAGCGCTGTTCTTCCCGCCGAGCCATCGGCGGTCGGTGCTCCGCTTCTACCAGTATTTCGAGAGGGCCGGCAGGCGCTTCTGGCCGATGTTCTCGGGCGTTCTCATTGTCGAGGCGCAGAAGCGACTCTACCAGGGCGTCCCGGTCAGCCGACGCGCGTCCCGGCGCGTCTTCGTGCCGGTGCTGAGCCCGCAGGGGGCAGGCCGCGCGCCTTTGGAGCGAACCTGA